A single genomic interval of Bacteroidota bacterium harbors:
- a CDS encoding EI24 domain-containing protein, giving the protein MTIGKQLELGFRTYFSAIGFIFSKGLWWAFIFPVILNVLLFIGGYEIISSVTGNIQDWVLDLIGLKENDFFLSEVLTGFLSGVIWLLMKVMFFFVFAYWGGYITLILLSPLFAYLSERTEEIVSGKKYPFNGDQLMRDIVRGILISLRNMFIQTGWMILFFFIGFIPVIGWLGAIVLFIISAYFYGFAFIDYTSERRRMKISQSVQFVRSYKWLAIANGTIFCLFLILPFCGVLFSGFAAIVSVVAATLAVNEVKSPSPTLP; this is encoded by the coding sequence ATGACAATAGGAAAACAACTTGAGTTAGGATTCCGCACTTACTTCAGTGCCATCGGATTTATTTTCTCCAAAGGGTTGTGGTGGGCGTTTATATTCCCCGTCATTCTGAATGTGTTATTATTTATTGGCGGCTATGAAATCATTTCTTCTGTCACCGGAAACATTCAGGACTGGGTTTTGGATTTAATCGGATTAAAAGAAAACGATTTTTTTCTTTCAGAGGTTCTTACCGGTTTTCTTTCAGGAGTAATCTGGCTTTTGATGAAAGTGATGTTCTTTTTTGTGTTCGCTTACTGGGGCGGTTACATTACACTCATTTTACTTTCACCCTTGTTTGCATATCTCTCCGAAAGAACAGAGGAAATCGTTTCGGGGAAAAAATATCCATTCAATGGCGACCAGCTGATGCGCGATATTGTAAGAGGTATTCTCATTTCTTTAAGAAACATGTTTATACAAACCGGCTGGATGATTTTATTTTTCTTTATTGGTTTCATTCCTGTCATCGGTTGGCTTGGCGCTATTGTCCTTTTTATTATTTCGGCATACTTTTATGGTTTCGCATTTATTGATTATACCAGCGAGCGCAGACGAATGAAAATTTCTCAGAGTGTACAGTTTGTTCGTTCCTATAAATGGCTCGCCATCGCCAACGGAACTATCTTTTGTCTTTTTCTGATTCTTCCTTTCTGCGGAGTGTTGTTCTCTGGTTTTGCTGCCATTGTTTCTGTAGTGGCGGCAACGCTGGCAGTGAATGAAGTCAAAAGCCCATCCCCGACCCTTCCCTAA
- the murB gene encoding UDP-N-acetylmuramate dehydrogenase: MNLQENISLKKFNTFGIDVSAKYFLEANSASDIQNFLDDKSSPLIKGARGLLVLGGGSNILFTKNFDGTVLKNNLKGIELLKEDSESYFVKAGGGEVWHEFVLHCIKNNYAGVENLSLIPGSVGAAPIQNIGAYGVEQKEVFQELEAINLEENKKVVFKNSDCQFGYRDSIFKREAKNKFIITSVTFILNKKPKLNTSYGAINQELEKMGVKEISISAISQAVCNIRRSKLPDPAVIGNAGSFFKNPTVSAEKYNSLKNDYPSVVAYPSPNGGGQGGGFKLAAGWLIEQCGWKGKQFGSYGVHPVGNEKPSYGVHKDQALVLVNYGGANGKEIYELSGKVLQSVIEKFGVVLEREVVIV; the protein is encoded by the coding sequence ATGAATCTTCAAGAAAACATTTCTTTAAAGAAGTTTAACACTTTCGGCATTGATGTTTCTGCAAAGTATTTTCTTGAAGCAAATTCTGCTTCTGATATTCAAAACTTCTTAGACGACAAAAGTTCCCCCTTAATAAAGGGGGCTAGGGGGTTGTTAGTTCTTGGTGGCGGCAGCAATATTCTCTTCACAAAAAACTTTGACGGCACCGTTCTGAAAAACAATCTCAAAGGAATTGAATTACTGAAAGAAGACTCGGAAAGCTATTTTGTGAAAGCGGGCGGGGGAGAAGTGTGGCACGAGTTTGTCTTGCATTGCATTAAAAATAATTACGCAGGAGTGGAAAACCTTTCACTCATTCCCGGTTCAGTAGGCGCTGCTCCCATTCAGAACATTGGCGCGTATGGAGTAGAACAGAAAGAAGTCTTTCAAGAGCTCGAAGCAATCAATCTTGAAGAAAACAAAAAAGTAGTTTTCAAAAACTCCGATTGTCAGTTCGGCTACCGCGACAGCATTTTCAAACGCGAAGCGAAAAATAAATTCATCATTACTTCCGTTACATTTATATTGAACAAGAAACCAAAACTTAATACAAGTTACGGAGCCATCAATCAGGAATTAGAAAAGATGGGAGTGAAAGAAATTTCCATCTCGGCAATTTCACAAGCCGTGTGCAACATACGCAGAAGCAAACTCCCAGACCCTGCAGTCATCGGCAACGCAGGAAGTTTTTTCAAGAACCCTACTGTGAGTGCAGAGAAATATAATTCATTGAAGAACGATTATCCTTCAGTGGTTGCATATCCCTCACCCAATGGGGGAGGGCAGGGAGGGGGCTTTAAGTTAGCTGCCGGCTGGCTCATCGAACAATGCGGTTGGAAAGGAAAACAATTCGGCTCTTATGGCGTTCATCCCGTTGGAAATGAAAAACCTTCCTACGGAGTTCACAAAGACCAGGCATTGGTGCTGGTGAATTACGGAGGAGCAAACGGGAAAGAGATTTATGAATTGTCAGGAAAAGTTTTGCAATCAGTTATAGAAAAGTTTGGAGTTGTTCTGGAAAGAGAGGTAGTAATCGTATAA
- a CDS encoding EVE domain-containing protein, with translation MKAEKKLQNIYLVRQGRLSVMPLGKEEFELIVKMGI, from the coding sequence ATGAAAGCAGAAAAAAAACTGCAAAATATTTATTTGGTTCGGCAAGGACGGCTTTCTGTAATGCCGCTCGGCAAGGAAGAGTTTGAGTTGATTGTGAAGATGGGAATCTGA
- the holA gene encoding DNA polymerase III subunit delta has protein sequence MDFDKIISDLKNKVYHPVYFLMGEEPFFIDEVSNYIEKNILDDSEKEFNQTVLYGGETNILQVISEAKSYPMMSNYRVVIIKEAQNMKDLVPKEKSLSPSLPQGKGESGDKVPLPSGGVRGGLLAYLDNPQKSTILVFCHKYKTVDMRTAIGKTIEKKAVVLKSKSLYENQVPKWVEDFVKQKNYSIEPHASALLTEFLGNDLSKIANELEKLFINIPAPLSSGRGAGGEGRITTDHIQKYIGISKEYNNFELQTAIGQKNVLKANRIINYCASNPKDNPMVVTVASLAGYFTKVLVYHSLADKSQNNVASALKVPPFFVKDYVSASAHYPFNKVMNVISLLREYDMKSKGYESTGAAEGELLKEMVFRIMH, from the coding sequence GTGGACTTCGACAAAATAATATCCGACCTAAAGAACAAAGTTTACCACCCTGTTTATTTTCTGATGGGCGAGGAGCCGTTTTTCATTGATGAGGTTTCCAATTACATCGAGAAAAATATTCTGGACGATTCCGAAAAAGAATTCAATCAAACTGTTTTATACGGAGGCGAGACAAATATTCTGCAAGTCATCAGCGAAGCCAAGAGTTATCCCATGATGAGTAATTACCGCGTGGTGATTATAAAGGAAGCGCAGAATATGAAAGACCTTGTGCCGAAGGAAAAAAGCCTATCCCCATCCCTTCCCCAAGGGAAGGGAGAAAGTGGTGATAAAGTTCCCCTCCCTTCGGGAGGGGTTAGGGGTGGGCTTCTTGCTTATTTAGATAATCCCCAGAAGAGTACAATTTTAGTTTTTTGTCATAAATACAAAACGGTGGACATGCGTACAGCCATCGGAAAAACCATAGAGAAAAAAGCGGTGGTGCTGAAATCAAAGTCGCTGTATGAAAATCAGGTTCCTAAATGGGTGGAAGATTTTGTAAAACAAAAAAATTATTCTATCGAACCGCACGCCAGCGCACTGCTCACAGAGTTTCTCGGAAACGATTTAAGCAAAATCGCTAACGAACTCGAAAAACTTTTTATAAATATTCCTGCTCCCCTCTCCTCGGGGAGAGGGGCAGGGGGTGAGGGCAGGATTACCACCGACCATATTCAAAAATACATCGGCATCAGCAAAGAGTACAACAACTTTGAACTGCAAACCGCCATCGGACAAAAAAACGTGCTCAAGGCAAACCGCATCATAAATTATTGTGCGAGCAATCCTAAAGACAATCCCATGGTCGTCACCGTGGCATCGCTTGCCGGATATTTCACAAAAGTGCTCGTGTATCATTCGCTGGCAGATAAATCGCAGAACAATGTTGCTTCTGCGCTCAAGGTGCCCCCGTTCTTTGTTAAAGATTATGTTTCCGCATCCGCCCATTACCCGTTCAATAAAGTGATGAACGTAATTTCCCTCCTCCGCGAATACGATATGAAATCAAAGGGCTACGAGAGCACAGGCGCTGCCGAAGGCGAACTCCTCAAGGAAATGGTGTTTCGAATCATGCATTGA
- a CDS encoding type I restriction enzyme HsdR N-terminal domain-containing protein: MVKLNLPEYSFRIQKTEKGLRIFDSLRKKFVVLTPEEWVRQNFIRYLIEEKKYPASLIAVEMGLKYNKLKKRSDITIHDRKGNVWMIIECKKPDVKISQDTFDQVATYNMSQKTKTRFLAVTNGLKHYCCELLALSLKGDFESAGYRFLKDFPEFK, from the coding sequence ATGGTTAAATTAAATCTCCCCGAATATTCTTTCCGCATTCAGAAAACGGAAAAGGGTTTGCGGATTTTTGATTCACTGAGAAAGAAGTTCGTTGTCCTCACTCCTGAAGAATGGGTGAGGCAGAATTTTATTCGGTATCTGATTGAAGAAAAGAAATATCCTGCTTCGCTGATTGCTGTTGAAATGGGATTGAAGTATAACAAACTTAAAAAGCGCAGCGATATCACCATCCACGACCGGAAAGGAAATGTGTGGATGATCATCGAATGCAAAAAACCGGATGTAAAAATTTCGCAGGATACGTTTGACCAGGTAGCTACTTATAACATGTCACAGAAAACTAAAACGAGATTTTTGGCAGTAACAAATGGGTTGAAGCATTATTGCTGTGAATTACTTGCCCTATCCCTAAAGGGAGATTTTGAATCTGCTGGTTACCGATTTCTGAAAGATTTTCCTGAGTTTAAATGA
- a CDS encoding S8 family serine peptidase, with protein sequence MKKFTSLFCVSIFSFSTVLTFAGNKCEVIIPGQDPSKKQFVMAKGLVDGEDYLSKTIIFRVKPNYRQNCKVNSVDNILPLQDFLNSIEAQNLAKIYPRHEKPEQERNALGQKLVDLSLIYSFKYTADMKLEKVINQMKSLGYFEYVEPWYVPKLHAVCIPNDLGTSAQYHLQGNVAGSINVRNTAFCTQNGSTSVVIGITDTGTELNHPDLAANIAHNNADGPTVNGVDDDGDGYIDNYQGWDVGMNDRDPTWQGDAHGVATSGDACAVTNNGTGVASPGFNCKFLPVKIADASGALVAAYTGITYAADHGVKIISNSWGGTGGGSYGQNIIDYAAINKNCLVLASAGNGGVEESLYPSSYNNVYRVASTTSSDAKSGFSSYGLDVDFGAPGSSIYSTYSGGSYSTLSGTSMACPVSAGAAGLVQSQFNYTNAFQIGEKLKQTCDPYVGASTLALYNAGKLGKGRIDVNSALTVTAKSLAMNPITITDGNDDVLLPGENLSIRGRFTNYLDPSSSSATATLTVVSGPGTITSGNPFIIGVLPTLDTTNNNSSPFIVNISGSAAVNSVIQFKVTITDGTFTGIQYFSVTVNVDYINITINDVHTTITSKGRLGYNLDGQAQGLGFEYQIPSPNSLLYEMSLMVGTSSTKVDDMFRETTSGNTDFASTNRVYQVTPATVSDFDVDGKFNDAPSASGPLPVTVHHSAYAWSTSPYRKFVIVKYVIKNTGGSTLNNLYAGIVADWDITNAGQNKSAYDATNKMGYCYDVSSANGLYSGIKCLTNLASVKNYCIDNIAGGNGGIDPATDFLVGEKYTALSTTRNADGFSATGGDVMDCVSNGPFSVNAGDSITVAFALIGGDNLADIQNSACYAQQKWNNTGPCSLPLSATTSYGNVSCYGQCNGTGTANVSGGALPYTYLWNNAQTNQTATGLCAGTYTITVTDAVSATTTAAVTISQPSVLNVTANSPSPICSGNCTTLTANATGGNGGNNYVWQPGNMTTTSVSVCPTALTNYTATVTDANGCTATTTTTVSMNPPQATPVITANGSTTICQGNNVTLSSSAGNSYVWSTGATTQDITVSVAGNYSVTVTNAGGCSATSTVTNITVLSTTASITPSGLTTFCMGNDVTLTANSGSSYLWSNNATTQSIVVNQSGSFTVAVTNQCGADTSTLVSVTVNSLPAVSVSLNPDSLCINASAYALTGGTPGGGTYSGNGVSAGNFDPNIAGGGLHNIIYTYTDGNNCSNSDTAQIYVDLCTGIQSISENQSIIIFPNPTTGEFTVYGLQFMVESKLQITNALGEKMYSEKILNPKPVVSGAEPSLILNLDLPNGIYFIHLVSEKTGEAVMTKKFAVVK encoded by the coding sequence ATGAAAAAATTTACATCGTTGTTTTGTGTTTCAATTTTTTCTTTCAGCACTGTGCTGACTTTTGCCGGAAATAAATGTGAAGTTATTATTCCCGGGCAAGACCCATCCAAGAAACAATTTGTTATGGCAAAAGGTTTAGTGGACGGTGAAGATTATCTTTCCAAAACCATCATCTTCCGTGTTAAACCGAATTACCGCCAGAACTGCAAAGTAAATTCTGTGGACAACATTCTGCCTCTTCAGGATTTTCTAAACTCTATCGAAGCGCAGAATCTTGCCAAGATTTATCCGCGCCATGAAAAGCCAGAGCAAGAAAGAAATGCTCTTGGTCAAAAATTAGTTGACCTTTCTCTCATCTATTCTTTCAAGTACACTGCTGATATGAAATTGGAAAAAGTAATCAATCAGATGAAATCACTCGGATATTTTGAATATGTGGAGCCATGGTATGTTCCGAAACTTCATGCAGTGTGTATTCCTAATGACCTGGGCACATCTGCACAATATCATTTACAGGGAAATGTGGCCGGAAGTATTAATGTACGCAACACCGCTTTTTGCACACAAAACGGAAGCACGAGTGTTGTAATCGGAATTACAGATACTGGTACTGAACTCAACCATCCTGATTTGGCAGCAAACATTGCACATAATAATGCTGATGGACCAACCGTAAATGGAGTTGATGATGACGGTGATGGTTACATTGATAATTACCAGGGATGGGATGTTGGGATGAATGACAGAGACCCCACATGGCAAGGCGATGCTCACGGAGTTGCCACTTCAGGTGACGCATGTGCAGTTACTAATAATGGAACAGGTGTTGCCAGTCCGGGATTCAACTGCAAATTTCTGCCAGTAAAAATTGCCGATGCAAGCGGTGCGCTTGTTGCCGCATATACCGGCATCACTTACGCTGCCGACCATGGTGTAAAAATTATCAGCAACTCATGGGGAGGAACAGGTGGTGGTTCTTATGGACAAAATATTATTGATTACGCAGCCATTAATAAAAACTGTCTTGTTCTCGCATCTGCAGGTAATGGCGGTGTGGAAGAATCCCTCTATCCTTCTTCCTATAATAATGTATATCGTGTAGCTTCAACAACCAGCTCTGATGCCAAGTCCGGTTTTTCATCCTATGGTTTGGATGTGGATTTTGGCGCTCCCGGAAGCAGCATTTATTCTACTTACAGCGGAGGCAGTTATTCCACTCTTAGCGGAACCTCCATGGCTTGCCCTGTTTCAGCAGGCGCTGCGGGTCTTGTTCAATCTCAATTCAATTATACTAACGCATTCCAGATTGGGGAAAAGTTAAAACAAACCTGCGATCCGTATGTTGGCGCATCTACCTTGGCGCTCTACAATGCAGGTAAACTTGGAAAGGGCAGGATTGATGTTAACAGCGCTCTTACAGTGACAGCAAAATCACTTGCGATGAATCCTATCACCATCACCGATGGTAACGATGATGTTCTTTTGCCGGGCGAAAATCTTTCCATCAGAGGAAGATTTACTAATTACTTAGACCCTTCAAGCAGTTCTGCAACAGCCACTCTTACTGTTGTTTCTGGACCAGGAACTATTACAAGCGGCAATCCCTTTATCATCGGCGTTTTGCCTACGCTTGATACGACAAATAACAACAGCAGTCCGTTCATAGTTAATATTAGCGGTTCAGCTGCTGTTAATTCAGTAATACAATTCAAAGTAACAATTACAGATGGCACTTTTACCGGCATCCAGTATTTCAGTGTAACGGTGAATGTGGATTACATCAATATCACTATTAATGATGTTCATACCACCATCACCAGCAAAGGCAGACTTGGCTATAATCTTGACGGGCAGGCGCAAGGGCTTGGCTTCGAATACCAGATTCCCTCTCCCAATAGCTTACTATATGAAATGAGTTTAATGGTTGGAACTTCATCTACAAAAGTAGATGACATGTTCCGCGAAACTACCAGCGGGAATACTGATTTTGCTTCTACCAACCGTGTTTACCAGGTTACTCCAGCCACTGTTTCTGATTTTGATGTGGATGGCAAGTTCAACGATGCTCCTTCTGCATCAGGCCCCCTGCCCGTTACTGTGCATCACAGCGCTTATGCCTGGTCTACCTCACCTTACAGGAAATTTGTTATTGTAAAATATGTAATTAAAAATACCGGAGGAAGCACATTAAACAATTTGTATGCAGGAATTGTGGCTGACTGGGATATCACCAATGCAGGCCAGAACAAGAGCGCGTATGATGCAACAAATAAAATGGGATATTGTTATGATGTTTCTTCTGCCAACGGTTTGTATTCAGGAATTAAATGTCTTACAAATCTTGCCAGCGTTAAGAACTACTGCATAGATAATATTGCAGGTGGTAATGGAGGTATTGATCCGGCAACCGATTTTCTTGTAGGAGAAAAATATACCGCACTTTCCACTACGCGAAATGCTGACGGGTTTTCTGCAACGGGCGGAGATGTGATGGACTGTGTGAGCAACGGACCCTTCAGCGTTAATGCAGGCGACAGCATTACCGTTGCGTTTGCTTTGATAGGCGGAGACAATCTTGCCGACATTCAGAACAGCGCTTGTTATGCACAACAAAAGTGGAACAATACCGGTCCCTGTTCCTTACCATTATCTGCAACAACCAGCTACGGAAATGTTTCTTGTTATGGACAATGTAATGGAACAGGAACTGCGAATGTTTCAGGAGGAGCTTTGCCTTATACCTATCTTTGGAATAATGCACAAACAAATCAAACTGCAACCGGATTATGTGCGGGAACTTATACTATTACTGTAACCGATGCTGTAAGCGCAACTACGACCGCAGCAGTTACAATATCTCAGCCTTCAGTATTGAATGTAACTGCAAACTCTCCATCACCTATTTGTTCAGGCAACTGTACAACACTAACGGCAAATGCTACAGGTGGCAATGGAGGAAATAATTATGTTTGGCAGCCGGGAAATATGACGACAACAAGCGTGAGTGTTTGCCCCACTGCACTTACTAATTATACAGCTACAGTTACGGATGCTAATGGATGTACGGCAACCACTACAACAACTGTAAGTATGAATCCTCCGCAAGCAACGCCAGTAATTACTGCAAACGGTTCAACAACAATTTGTCAGGGCAACAATGTTACATTATCATCAAGTGCAGGAAATAGTTATGTATGGTCAACAGGTGCTACTACTCAGGATATTACAGTTTCAGTAGCTGGAAATTATTCTGTCACCGTAACAAACGCTGGCGGTTGTTCGGCAACTTCAACTGTAACAAATATTACAGTTCTTTCAACTACAGCCTCGATAACTCCAAGCGGTTTAACCACATTTTGCATGGGTAATGACGTAACGCTCACAGCAAATTCAGGAAGCAGTTATTTATGGTCAAACAATGCAACCACGCAAAGCATTGTTGTAAATCAATCAGGAAGTTTTACCGTTGCTGTTACTAATCAGTGCGGAGCGGATACTTCTACACTTGTTTCTGTTACAGTAAATTCATTACCAGCAGTTTCTGTTTCTTTAAATCCTGACTCCCTTTGCATTAATGCAAGCGCTTACGCTCTCACTGGTGGAACTCCTGGCGGAGGAACTTATTCAGGAAATGGAGTGAGTGCAGGAAATTTCGATCCAAATATTGCTGGAGGCGGTTTACATAATATTATTTACACTTACACAGATGGAAACAACTGCTCCAATAGTGATACAGCACAGATTTATGTGGATTTGTGTACGGGCATACAATCTATTTCAGAAAATCAATCAATAATTATTTTTCCCAATCCTACAACTGGCGAGTTTACGGTTTATGGTTTACAGTTTATGGTTGAAAGCAAATTACAAATTACAAATGCACTAGGAGAAAAGATGTATTCTGAAAAAATTCTTAATCCTAAACCTGTGGTGAGCGGAGCCGAACCATCCTTAATCCTTAATCTTGATTTACCAAACGGAATATATTTCATTCATCTTGTTTCGGAGAAAACAGGAGAAGCAGTGATGACTAAGAAGTTTGCAGTTGTAAAATAA
- a CDS encoding S8 family peptidase, whose amino-acid sequence MKKFTSLFCASIISFSTVLTFAGNKCEVIIPGRDLSKIPFVMTKGLVDGEDYLSKTIIFRVKPNYRQNCKVNSVDNILPVQDFLNAIGAQNLAKIYPHHEMPAQERNALGQKLVDLSLIYSFKYTADIQLVKAINQMKSLGYFEYVEPWYVPKIHLNPNDPQWSSQYHLVGTGVVGTGSINCPNAWNITTGSTSVIIGITDTGTELNHPDLAANLYHNTGDGPAVNGVDDDGDTYIDNYDGWDVGMNDRDVTWQGDSHGVYTSGDACAVTNNSVGVASPGFNCKFFMTKIADAGGILIAAYNGITYAADHGAKIISNSWGGGGGGSYGQNIIDYAVINKNCVVFASAGNGGADQLVYPSSYNNVYRVSWTTSGDAKSGSSDYGNDVDWAAPGSNILSTSSGGGYGPVSGTSMSCPVSAGAAGLVQSQFNYTNAFQIGEKLKQTCDPLPASSQYVAGKLGKGRIDVYSALTVAAKSLMANPITITDGNDDVFMPNENLSISALYTNYLDPSSSSASAALTVVSGPGTVTVGSPYSIGSLATLGTNSQSAPFTVNIQSGALPNAVIQFKLTITDGTFTGSQYFSVTVNEDYINITINDVFTSITSKGRIGYNNDGQANGLGFEYQLPSPENLLYEMSLMIGTSSTKVSDMFRGGATGDTDFGSLARVYQVTPATVSDFDADGKFNDAPAPSAIPVEVHHSAYAWVASPYRKFIIVKYVIKNTSASTLNNMYAGLLADWDIPNATPQDKAAYDAVNKIGYVWNPNITGPYAAFKLLTSAGATHYVVDNIAGGGGGIDPTAGTPAFDTQEKYTVLSTNRAADGFTATGGDVMDCMSTGPLSVNAGDSVIVAFAIIAGDNLADIQNTACYAQQKWDNTGPCATGVSEVTADNFWMEAYPNPASSTVNINYNIVGSGNASLKLVNSLGEVVMAFDNLPMGRNMLPVDVSKLSAGNYFCQFKTGEAVLTKQFSVVK is encoded by the coding sequence ATGAAAAAATTTACATCGCTGTTTTGTGCTTCCATTATTTCTTTCAGCACAGTGCTGACTTTTGCCGGAAATAAATGCGAAGTAATTATTCCCGGAAGAGATTTATCCAAAATTCCTTTTGTAATGACAAAGGGTTTAGTGGACGGAGAGGATTATCTTTCCAAAACCATTATCTTCAGAGTAAAACCCAACTACCGTCAGAACTGCAAAGTAAATTCTGTGGATAACATCCTTCCCGTTCAGGATTTCCTGAACGCTATCGGAGCGCAGAACCTTGCCAAGATTTATCCGCACCATGAAATGCCAGCGCAGGAAAGAAATGCTCTTGGTCAAAAATTAGTTGACCTTTCGCTCATCTATTCTTTCAAATACACTGCCGATATACAACTTGTGAAAGCAATCAACCAGATGAAATCGCTCGGATACTTTGAATACGTGGAGCCATGGTATGTTCCGAAAATTCATCTCAATCCAAATGACCCTCAATGGAGTTCGCAATACCATCTTGTAGGCACTGGTGTAGTGGGAACAGGAAGTATAAATTGTCCAAACGCCTGGAACATTACAACAGGAAGCACAAGTGTGATAATAGGAATAACAGACACCGGAACAGAATTAAATCATCCTGATTTAGCTGCAAATCTTTATCACAATACTGGCGATGGTCCGGCAGTAAATGGAGTGGATGATGATGGTGACACATACATTGACAATTACGATGGATGGGATGTGGGGATGAATGATAGGGACGTAACATGGCAGGGAGATTCTCATGGCGTTTATACTTCTGGCGATGCCTGTGCAGTCACAAATAATAGTGTGGGAGTAGCGAGCCCTGGTTTCAATTGCAAATTTTTTATGACAAAGATTGCTGATGCAGGTGGTATTCTGATTGCCGCATATAATGGCATCACTTATGCAGCCGATCATGGTGCAAAAATCATCAGCAACTCTTGGGGCGGGGGCGGTGGAGGTTCTTATGGTCAAAACATTATTGACTATGCAGTTATCAATAAGAACTGTGTGGTATTTGCTTCTGCCGGAAACGGTGGCGCTGACCAATTGGTGTATCCTTCTTCCTATAATAATGTATATCGTGTATCATGGACAACCAGTGGCGATGCAAAATCAGGTTCTTCTGATTACGGAAATGATGTGGATTGGGCGGCTCCAGGAAGTAACATCTTGTCCACAAGTAGTGGAGGAGGTTATGGACCCGTAAGTGGAACTTCTATGTCTTGTCCTGTTTCAGCTGGTGCTGCAGGTCTCGTTCAATCTCAATTCAATTATACAAATGCTTTTCAGATTGGTGAAAAACTTAAACAAACCTGCGATCCGCTGCCGGCTTCTTCTCAATATGTTGCAGGCAAACTCGGCAAAGGGCGCATTGATGTTTACAGCGCACTTACCGTTGCCGCAAAATCTCTTATGGCAAACCCTATCACTATTACTGATGGTAATGATGATGTGTTCATGCCCAATGAAAATCTTTCTATCAGTGCGCTGTACACTAATTATCTTGACCCTTCAAGCAGTTCTGCTTCCGCAGCGCTTACGGTTGTTTCTGGTCCCGGAACAGTTACTGTCGGCAGTCCCTATTCCATCGGATCATTGGCAACACTTGGAACCAACTCCCAGTCTGCTCCCTTTACTGTTAACATCCAGTCGGGCGCATTGCCTAACGCGGTTATCCAATTCAAGCTAACAATTACTGACGGCACTTTTACCGGCAGTCAGTATTTTAGTGTAACAGTAAATGAGGACTATATCAATATTACCATAAATGATGTGTTCACGAGCATTACAAGCAAAGGCAGAATCGGATATAATAATGACGGGCAGGCGAATGGTCTCGGATTTGAATATCAATTGCCTTCTCCTGAGAATCTTCTTTACGAAATGAGTTTGATGATTGGAACATCTTCTACAAAAGTTTCTGATATGTTCCGAGGTGGAGCTACTGGAGATACAGATTTTGGTTCTTTAGCCCGTGTATATCAAGTTACTCCCGCAACAGTTTCAGATTTTGATGCAGACGGAAAATTCAATGATGCTCCTGCACCGTCTGCCATTCCCGTTGAAGTGCATCACAGCGCATATGCATGGGTTGCCTCTCCTTACCGGAAGTTTATTATTGTAAAATATGTTATTAAGAATACGAGCGCAAGTACATTGAATAATATGTATGCGGGTCTGCTTGCCGACTGGGATATTCCCAATGCTACTCCGCAAGACAAAGCCGCTTATGATGCCGTTAATAAAATAGGGTATGTGTGGAATCCGAATATTACTGGCCCTTATGCTGCCTTTAAATTACTGACAAGCGCTGGTGCCACCCATTATGTTGTTGACAACATTGCCGGTGGCGGTGGAGGAATTGACCCTACTGCGGGAACTCCCGCATTCGATACGCAGGAAAAATACACAGTACTTTCTACCAATCGTGCTGCCGATGGATTTACTGCCACTGGCGGTGATGTGATGGATTGCATGAGCACTGGTCCGCTTTCAGTGAATGCAGGTGACAGCGTTATAGTTGCTTTTGCAATCATTGCCGGAGATAATCTAGCAGATATTCAAAATACCGCATGCTATGCACAGCAAAAATGGGATAATACCGGTCCTTGTGCCACAGGAGTTTCTGAAGTTACAGCAGATAATTTCTGGATGGAGGCATACCCAAACCCTGCCTCCAGCACAGTAAATATCAATTACAATATTGTTGGCAGTGGCAACGCTTCTCTTAAGCTTGTGAATTCTCTCGGAGAAGTTGTCATGGCATTTGATAACCTCCCGATGGGAAGAAACATGCTCCCTGTAGATGTTTCAAAACTCAGTGCAGGAAATTACTTCTGCCAGTTCAAAACAGGCGAGGCGGTTCTGACAAAACAATTTTCAGTTGTGAAATAA